TAAAAATGGTTGATGATATTGGAAGAACAGTATGACACAGAGAACACACAGGAAGAGACAGTAAGGGCTGTGATAAGACTCTGAAGGTATGTGAGGGACACCAGCAGACGACATACCTTTGGAGACACCACTACTGCGTAGAGCAGAGGGTTGCAAATAGCCACGTAGCGGTCATAACCCATTGCAGCCAGCATGAAAATCTCAGCCACAATGAAAACCAAGAATCCACCCAGTTGGGCTGCACATCCATAGTAAGATATGGTTTTCTTGGTAACCAGGAAGTTAACCAGCATTTTAGGGGCAATGACAGTAGAATTGCAAAGATTAATGACAGCCAAGTGTCGGAGGAAAAAGTACATGGGGGTTTGAAGTCGAGAGTCGACACTGGTGACGGTGATGATGCCCAGGTTCCCTGCCACCGTCAGCACATAGAGCACCAGGAAGACCAGGAAGAGAGGAATCTGGAGCTCAGGATCATCTGAGACTCCCACAAGAATGAATTCCGTCACCCATGTGAGATTTCCTGAAGCCATTTGTATTGTTGCCTTCATCTTTTACCTGAGAAAGTTGAAGGAAATTAATGGATGATAAAATTGATGTTTCTATTAGATGCTAGGTTgttaaatatttcctttgaaatgagtttattttgttttacaaaccCTTAAAAGTTTCAGAACCTAATTGTTTTTCTCCCCATGTTTTCAtaaacttcagaaataaaaactcaccAGACAATTAAGAGTCTtaaaactggccgggcacagtggctcacgcctgtaatctcagcactttgggagaccaaggagggtggatcagcAGATCGAgcacatcctggctaacacggtgaaaccccgtctctactaaaaaatacaaaaaattagctgggcgcagtggcgggcgcctgtagtcccagctactggggaggctgaggcaggagaatggcgtgaacccaggaggtggagcttgcagtgagccgggatcgccccactacactccagcctgggcgacagagcgagactccgtctcaaaaaaaaaaaaaaaaaaagtcaagtctGAAAACTGTTTGGATGAGCAATTTATGTATTCACTATTGGATATAGTTTATATTGagtgaatacatatttatttgttttattatatgttttattattatgcaTTTATCAACTATATTAGCATATGATATTGGATGAATATATGTGCATTTGATATTAATGTATATTCACATGTACTATATGCATAGATTAGcatatgatatatacacacatacatacacatgtaatttattacttacaatttttatttgtgtgtttctgtctgtGTTTCCAGTGATAAGAGAGAGCAGCCTTTAAGAAGTTGATGAGACAGAGTGACCACCAGTTAGTTATCTTTTCCTTAGCTTCCACTGGTGACTTCTCCAGCCCATACCTTGTCATTAATAATCCTTGGGAATTTCAACATTTCAATGGGAAACACTTTCAGTattctggattttgttttatCAGTTTCTACCACATATTGTTGCTTCAGCTGTGCAGAAGGAGGCCTACACttcaatatttttccttctgagtGTAATTCTGAAAGTCAGAATCCTCTTTACTTAAATCATATTTCATTACTTCTGTTAAATAAGCCAGTCCTGTCCTATCATTGTGACTTCTTTTACTCAGACTCTTCTCTAGTATTGTTTCAGAAGTCCtactctcctttccctttctagcttgtgctttttcattttaaattgttaaagttgttttatttaattcctaTTACTTACAACTTTTATTTGTCAAAGTTAGATTACTTTGATTTATTACACTTGTAAAGAAAAACGAGTGGGGAAGgctgttaatatttatttagaaagtaaCATGTATTGAGAATTATGCTAGgaattttgaaatagttattCTGCAGGAACACCGTAGAATATAGGTAGAtggtaattattttaatgtctaatAAGAAAATTGAGTCTCAATGAAGTGAAATTTCTCAAAAACACTACGTAAGACATTGTTCTAAACTGTAtggttttatgattttgtttctgTGATTGCTTGATTGTGCTAGTCTACCAATTAATACTCAAAATTACTCAAAAATACTATGTAGACATTGGTCTAGACTTcatgtttttatgattttgtttttgtgattttgtttatgtgattggTTTTAGTCTACCAATTAATACCTAGGTGATTTTTACCAAGCATTGTATTCCTGTATTAttcaaattaaatgagataatgtacacaAATAGATTTGTTTTTATAGAGGCTGGTACCAAGTGAATGTAAAATATGGATGTTACCTTCAGTTTTTGTTATTAGCATGCTTTGAATGATTTTCAGTGAGGGTTCTTAATCCAGTAATTCATTCCACCTTACTGAGTGCTTTTACAGTTAATACAGAAATAGCAAATTAATTATGCTactgcatatttttttaaaaactgggacCTACAATATCTAGCTACttttttaacaaacaaaacatgCTGCCTTGCAATCAGATTGTCTCTTAAAtcttcaatgtttctttgttatgATACATTACTAAATACATCAAATACAAGTCTGAGAAACTGACCTGATTGTGTGCAGCATCTGTCCTCTATCTTTTGTTTCTTGCCACTGTACTTAAAAAGAACTGCATGTCTTATAAGCAGGCAAGCTTATGATTTAAAACATTGTGCTAACAATTACTTTGATCAAAATATTTCCTGTTTGCTTGCCACAAACAAAGCAACTCAGTGCATTGTTCATTCTGACATTTATATTCCATAGACACCCttaatttaacaacaaaaaagaacatcaTGAACAACAGCAATTATTTACTGCCTACTCTGAATTTGTGCAATTAGCTCAGGGAAGGAAGAGAATTTGCAAACATTTAATATCTTTACCCATTATTAATTTCTCCTCTTCTGAAGCATGACTGAGGGCAGAGGtggagtttattattatttcagcaaGTATATGCCATTGATGTAAAGTTTCCTTAGAATGGGGCCCAGTTTTCTCCTGTTGGGTCttctttcttttagaatattttgagtTAGAATTTTCCTGTTAAGAGCTATTATAATTTTtcacaaaagttttttaaattagtttttgaaaagaaatatttataggtCTACCAATATCATGAatctcaatataaaataaataaaaatatacctaatGTTAATAATTTCAGCGTCAATTTCACTGTAAAAAGTGTCACCCTTTGGATGACATGTTATGTTGCAAATTAACTCTTAAATAGCTTCTGAGAAGATTTCAAGACTATATTTCATTGATGTCTAATTGTGGAGTTTGTGTTAAGCTTGTTGAGACACAGGTCTGGTTTGAGACAAGCACTGAATCTCAATATGAGTTTTTGGCATCTATCAGGGAGATTGACTATTAGTACCAGGGAATCTTTTCATCCTAGGATTTTTCACCCCAGGGAATGCAAGAAGAAAAGCTCATTTTCATCAGTGTCAAGTAGTCTTGAAAGCCCTTTTTTGAAACATCGAATCATATGCATCGGAGACACATAAGATACTTCCCTTTTCATGTAGCATTCTCTCTAAACATCTCAGTTctaaggcagaaaaaaattactattcaTATTAAAGTGGAATATACTAACTGCAATGACTACTCACTATTTAGTATAAATGTTCAAGCTGTCTAGTCTATCAATAGAGATGTTATTGTTTATGTTGTATCACTGTCACTTCCAATAAGAAATCAGTGGGCAGATACTTGATTTACTtggaaaagaagacaaattaGATATCATTTCAGTCCTGAGCCTGATTTAAATTGGTAAATCCTCAAAGATACTTGATTTTTACATGAAGCTTActaagaagtaaaatatttggtGTAACCTACCCAGGTAGAGAGATCTGGCCAGGCCCAGACCCGAGGTTCCTGCTCGAAGCATGCTGGAGTTTTTCAAGTGTCTGAAGTCTCTGAAGACCTTCACGCTGAATGTGTTTGTTTCTAGATCCCAGTCCCCAAGCATGACAACaagattttccaaataaaaatctgATTCCCTGGGGAAAGACAGACAAACAGATTCATTAGCCAAGATTCCACTCAAAATTTTACCCAAAGAGTGAAAATGTGGAGATTGCCTAGGGACTCAGATAatactattaaataaaaaagaatccaaTTACTCCTTATAAAATGAGAATTGACACTGCTGGCCCTGCgttgaaaaaattaacagataGAAAACACTGGATTCTGGCTCCAATGGTCAATTTTAATGTGAATATTGGGAACAGAACTAAATGTAACCCCCATATTCTGCATCAAGAGCAACTTCTGACATATAAGTCATAAAAACCaagtgatataaaatataaattcaacatGTTAGTGGTTATAAAAAGTGaatatcaatttttaattaaCTTCTTAATGTGACCAGAAGGGCTATTAGTTAAAATTCTTATTCTACTTATCATATATTTGGTCTTATTTCTAgtgattaattaaaattatttggttggaaaatatgttttttatatgaTCCTGTGATCTTCCCTCAAAGCATATAGAAACATCATAAGTATATActgataatatttcttttttaactcacTGTGTGGAATTTTCTAGTCTGTAAGCATTGTAGATGCAAAAGGTACATCTGCAATTACATTCTAGACACTGTATTTCCATCACTCAAATTAAACAATACTTTTATATTAaatgctttattatttaaaaataattgatcaTTAAATACAATCTAAATTTGCAGTTAACTTATTCTCCCATTTCCATTTCCTCCATTCTATTCAGAATTAACCACTTTTGACTATCAcaaccttattattattattatgctttaacttctggggtatgtgtgcagaatgtgtaggtttgttacataggtatacatgtgccatggtggtttgctgcacccatcaacccatcgtctacattaggcatttctcctaatgctatccctccccagaCCTCCAGCcctgacaggtcctggtgtgtaaTGCCACCCCCCACCACTACGTGTCCATGTGtccttattgttcaactcccatttatgagtgagaacatgtgttgtttggttttcttatgttagtttgctgagaatcatggtttccagtttcatccatgtccctgcaaaggacatgaattcattcattttatagctgcatagtaatccatggtatacatgtaccacattttctttatccagtctatcattgatggccatttcaGTTAGtcccaagtttttgctattgtaaatagtgctgcaataaacacatgtgggcatgtgtctttatagcagaatgatttttaatccttagggtgtatacccagtaatgggattgctgggccaaatgatatttctagttctagatccttgagcaatcaccacactgttttccacaatggttgagctaatttacacttccaccaacagtgtaaaagcattcctatttctccatatcctctccaacatgttgtttcctgactatTTAAAGATTGCCACTCTAATCGGCGTGAGATGgctatcttattgtggttttgatttgcatttctctaatgaccagtgatgaaaagccttttttcatattatttctagCTTGATTTAAAGTTAAACACATGTGACTCTtactttcacttgaacacttggTAGTTATTGTAGCATTATTAATTGGgttaatttcaatattgtgtgTCTCAGGAAATTGGGAGACCCAAAGTCTGAGAGATTGATTGATTAAGCTTGCCTTCCTATATGGGCACAGttcatggtgccccaaaacaacTAAAATAGTAATCAAAGGTTACTAATCACAGATtaccaaaatatataattataataaagttttaaatatcaCAAGAATTATCAAATGTGACATGGAGATACAAAGTGGGTACACATTgctggaaaaatggtgccaataaaccttccatttccaaaaaagaataaaatcccacAAAATCTGCAAAAATCAATAAAGCAAATTTCAATGAAATGAGCTATGCTTGTATAAGCCTTAGTACTATCTGaagtttcaggtatccactggagGTCTTGGAATATATCCCCCATGGATCAAGGGGTactactatattatatatttatatatgtatttatgtttatacACAGTCCTATACATAtgaggtgtgtatatatataaatatgtgtgcatatacatgtgtatatatgtggatatatatgtatatgtatgtatatacatttgtatgtacatatgtatgcatatatacatgtgtatatatgtatctttacatacatatatacacacatacacacacataaatatacacaaaacacatacacatacctagaatctaaataaatttacattggtagaacaagaaggcataacaaagttattacatttatttaattctcaagaTATTCTTGAAGGGCAACCGGGTTAGAAACTGTAGATCTAATTAAtgttttttttactttgtagGTAAGCATATTGAAACTAGAATAgggaaataattttcataattgttcacgtatttatatatttataattaattttgggCCTATTTTagggagaaacagaaaacttATATCAGGGACTATAAACACCatgaagagaaacaaagacaaagacaggGATGAAATATTATGTTGTGGCAAGCTTTGGACATATTTTAGAGAGGGTCTAGACTGTAACTTTATGATGTGGGGATATCAGAAATAATATCTGAATGAAGTGATGTAAAATGACACTGAGAATTCTTTTCAGTGACCCACTTTTAAAGATGAGCAGACAACGAAGATGACCTTTTATTATGTCagaaatcaattgaccatatatgtgtgaATCTGGTTCTgaacattttattccattttattaattaaagtgtattttttttaccCAATATCTCACTATCTTTGCTATTTTAGCTTTGTGGTAAGTCCTAAAATCAGTCGTATTCACAGATTATGTAAACattccaaatttattctttttcaaaactgttttgactcccttaagtttttcttttcacttttacaTATAAATTGTAGAATCAACTTcaaaaagttcttaattttaactggaattgcactgaatctataatgAGCTCATGATCTTAATTAATAGATAGTTCACAGTCTGCCTTCCAGtatcaactttcttttctttatatttcacaTTCAGATTCCATAAACCAATATTTCCTACCTACCAATTTACAACCCCTGGGTATGGAGCCCAGCTAGACATCTATGTATTTTTCCATAATTTCCCCAAGACTTGCTTATGTACATAGCTAGGTAGTAGCTTATACATTAGTATGTAGAATTCCCCAAGACAAGACTAAATTCAACTCAAAAAGTTTGACCTTTATCTCTGCCAGAGCTCTAATATTCTAAGGTTCTGTTATATAGAACATTATTATCTGTACACCATTCCCTCTCTCCTGTCAATATTTCCTATTCATGTATTCgtatttcttctcttctcaagGAATAGAACACTCAAGGAGTCTAAATCTGCTTCTCATACAACTTAGAAGTATAGCACTTTAAAGTTAAGAAAGCAAACTTTATTGAAGATTGTAAATCCTGTCATAAGTTACGCTTGGATGTTATTTTATCACGTCTCCAGGATTTCCAGAGAATGTGCATGTTATCTTCCCAGAAAAAGCAAACTGGAAATCAGAGAATTTATTATCTTACTGGCATATAGCTATTTAGCATCAGAGTTGAGACTATATCTTGTATCATTAGGTTTCTTTTCCACTGatggatcactttttttttttccagccagaAGCCAAAGTTCCTTCAGGTAATCATTTTCATCATGTAGTTCATTACTCCACAAACATTCACctgtttactattttaaaagtattcctGATACCTTTCTGTCCCAGAAAAGAATTAGTGTGTTTCTTCGATGGGCCTCCCTGAGGACTTGAAGAGCTTGAGAAGCTGGTATAAGAATCCACATGCATAACATTAATCACGTACCTAATTGAGTGAACAGTTTATTTCCACAGGTAGGAGGAAAACCCCTTTATTACATATAACACATTATAGAAGCTATATTATGTTTGAAAATATatgctttaatatttaaatataaaagagagGATTCTATTAATCTCAAAATTTACACCACAAATTAAATCATATGCCTCCTAGGATATATATCACAGAAAACATAAAGGACTTCCTACATATTTTGGTGAATAGAGTCATAAAttagaaatttgttttaattttttctgatgAATAGTCAAAATGGCAGCAGGATTAAGGGACAATGTTtcacatttagaaaaattattagcTAGAGAGAAAATTAACTTTCAACTAGCTTTTGGGTATATTTCACTTTGggttcaatttattttattttctgatacagGAATACCAGAAAAGTTTAAGTTTATTATAAAAGTTAGGTAATTGACTAAGAAGCagatttagttattttaaattttcatactcTATTTAAGCTtaatatctttaaataatttaataacacAAAAATGCTATTTTACATAGTTTCTAGGACATAACATTTCTAAAACTATGGCGGTTACATCAGGGTTGCACCACGGttctattaaaatattgattttgtaaattcctgtttatattattatacaaataaaaatttaagtcatagtttatatgtatgtattattcacatgtaatataaaaatttattaaaattgatcTTAATGcatctcataaaaaaagaacTGTGCAATCACCTCATGTTTATGTAGTTGAATGAGGTATACGTGCAAGTTTTGTCCAATCTTAGTTATCCTTTAGTTTGGAAGGAGAAGTAATTTTTCCAAGTTT
The genomic region above belongs to Papio anubis isolate 15944 chromosome 12, Panubis1.0, whole genome shotgun sequence and contains:
- the LOC101003917 gene encoding olfactory receptor 8J2 → MKATIQMASGNLTWVTEFILVGVSDDPELQIPLFLVFLVLYVLTVAGNLGIITVTSVDSRLQTPMYFFLRHLAVINLCNSTVIAPKMLVNFLVTKKTISYYGCAAQLGGFLVFIVAEIFMLAAMGYDRYVAICNPLLYAVVVSPKVCRLLVSLTYLQSLITALTVSSCVFSVSYCSSNIINHFYCDDVPLLALSCSDTYIPETAVFIFSGTNLFFSMIVVLISYFNIVITILRIRSSEGRQKAFSTCASHMIAVVVFYGTLLFMYLQPRSNHSLDTDKMASVFYTLVIPMLNPLIYSLRNKNVKDALKRFLDNPCRSLKLM